Sequence from the Ruficoccus amylovorans genome:
TTGATGTGATCGATTGGGAGACGTTTCGTGCGTTGCTTGAGGAGCGCCTTTCCTACGGCGACCAAAGCAAGGGTGGGCGCATTCCGTGGTGTCCGGTTTTGATGCTCAAGGTGCTGGTATTGCAGCGCTTCTTTGACCTATCGGACCAAGAGACAGAGTTTCAGATTCTTGATCGCTTCAGCTTTCTGCGCTTTGTGGGGCTACGCCCCGGCGATGGTTCTCCCGATCACGCGACGATCTGGTCCTTTAAGGAACGCCTTGGAGCCGAGGGGATGGTTGCTGTGTTCGAGTTGTTCAACGAGCAACTGCGCACTCAGGGCTTGATCGCCAGTTGCGGCAAGATCATCGACGCCAGTTTTATCGAGGCTCCCAAGCAGCGCAACCGCCGCCATGAGAACGAACAGATCAAGCGCGGCGAGGTGCCCGAACGCATCGCCAAGAGGCCGCGCCGGGCCTGCCAGAAGGATCTCGATGCGCGTTGGACGCAGAAGAACCATGTATCCTATTTTGGATACAAGAACCACGTCAAAGTCGATGCGGCCAGCAAGTTTATCGAGACCTTCACCGT
This genomic interval carries:
- a CDS encoding IS5 family transposase, producing MRVKTGSSQSNLFDILKHADSASQRKSSLDRLDVIDWETFRALLEERLSYGDQSKGGRIPWCPVLMLKVLVLQRFFDLSDQETEFQILDRFSFLRFVGLRPGDGSPDHATIWSFKERLGAEGMVAVFELFNEQLRTQGLIASCGKIIDASFIEAPKQRNRRHENEQIKRGEVPERIAKRPRRACQKDLDARWTQKNHVSYFGYKNHVKVDAASKFIETFTVTNAAVHDSQPVGKLLRESDREAVLWADSAYVGPFIAALLKGFAMLANICEKGTAARPLSREQKRANRQKSRIRSRVEHAFGRIAQFGGDRFRRIGQRRCRFETALTNLTYNLDRYAMFHARG